GATTCATGATTACGCAGAGGTAGATTTAGAAATAGTATGGGATGTAATACAGAATAAACTACCGATCTTAAAAGACGGAATTACGGATTTACTGAATAACTAGTCCATCGTCTAACACGATTGTTTGCGCTGCACTCCCTGCGGTCGCTTGCCCTTTGGGACATGCCCTTCTGTCACGGAGGTTGCAGTACGCGAGTAGAATTAATGGAGTGGCAACCTCCGCGCCAGGCCGTTTGTTGCCGGCTCGGGCACGTCGCAAACAACGGGAACGTTATCTGAAACATTGGGCAAGTACAGAAGTCTGCCCGCATCCTGCGGGCAGTTAGGAGCTCTTTAATACGCATCAGATATTTTATATGCATTAATTTTTTAATGGAATGTGAGGTGGTAGTTTGTCACTAAGAAAACTAGCTTATTTAGCAATAGTAGCAAGTTTAACAGCTTTAATAGCTTTTACGACAGGTTGTGCTCCAGAGGAGTATGAAGTGAATGTACAAGCTAATCCTGAAGAGGCAGGAGAAGTGACAAGTGAAGGCACTTATGAAGAGGGTGAAGAGGTAAAGGTAGAAGCTAAATCAAAAGAAGGCTACGAATTTGAAGGTTGGTATAGGGATGAAGAACAAGTCAGTCAAGATCAAGAATATGAATTTGAAATTGAAGATAATAAAAAACTAGTAGCAAATTTTATAAAGAAATCCCATGAAGAGGAATATATAAGAAATAGAATTGAAGAAGAACTTTCAAATAATTGGAAGATGATAAAGGAAAATTTGTATAGTTTAATGAAAGATACTGTTGACGATCCTAAATTAAGTGCTTTTGAAATTTCCAATATTAATGTAAAATTATCGCCTAATAAAAAGATTGGAGGGGAATGTTTCAGAATTAGGTCATGCTATGTATGTTTTAAGTGGATATTACAATATTGAGAAAGATGAAGTTCATTTTACGTCTTTGATTAGAGGTGAAGTAGGAGCTGCTACTAAACCCTTTTGGTCACCTTCTAGTAAATATTTTGCTTATATTGATGCAATAGGTCCAGGCTCACCCACAAACGCAATTGTAATAGAGGGAATTGATGACGAAGGATTTATAATTGGGGATAGTACTCAAAAAAGATTATCAGAAATTGAC
The sequence above is drawn from the Natranaerobius trueperi genome and encodes:
- a CDS encoding InlB B-repeat-containing protein, which translates into the protein MSLRKLAYLAIVASLTALIAFTTGCAPEEYEVNVQANPEEAGEVTSEGTYEEGEEVKVEAKSKEGYEFEGWYRDEEQVSQDQEYEFEIEDNKKLVANFIKKSHEEEYIRNRIEEELSNNWKMIKENLYSLMKDTVDDPKLSAFEISNINVKLSPNKKIGGECFRIRSCYVCFKWILQY